In Gimesia panareensis, the genomic window GCCGGAACCGGAAGTCTGTGAGTTCGACTATGGAAAACAAACAACCTGTGTGAGCGAGTTTTTTCGCTTCACGAATGATGAAAACTATGAGTATGGCATCTTAGCATATCTTCCGTCGCTCAGTGGTGTGGCAGAGCAGTTTGTTCCCATTGGTCGTGATTCAGGGGACTATTTAATCTGTCTGGATCGTAATCAGGACTTTGCTGT contains:
- a CDS encoding SMI1/KNR4 family protein, which produces MEYIQLRLIQNSDVTDQMIAFVEEKIGCRLPESYYELMRFNHEPEPEVCEFDYGKQTTCVSEFFRFTNDENYEYGILAYLPSLSGVAEQFVPIGRDSGDYLICLDRNQDFAVVLLDRNNNLLHFVARDFNEFLRSLR